Genomic window (Nitrospirota bacterium):
TCCCGTAGGAGTCTGGACCGTGTCTCAGTTCCAGTGTGGCCGATCGACCTCTCAGTCCGGCTACCCGTCTTAGCCTTGGTGAGCCATTACCTCACCAACAAGCTGATAGGACATAGGCTCATCTTTTGGCGCCACGATTACTCGCAGCTTTAATTCAAAAGCATTTCACAATTGAATCATATTCGGTATTGAGCCCGATTTCTCGGGGGTATCCCAATCCAAAAGGCAGATTTCCTATGTATTACTCACCCGTCCGCCACTAGATTATAGCAATCAGCTAACCGAAGCCAACTTTTCACTATAACCCCGTTCGACTTGCATGTGTTAGGCGCGCCGCCAGCGTTCATTCTGAGCCAGGATCAAACTCTCAATAATAAACTGACTTGCAGGCCTACTTTTTAAAGTTCTCAAAGAGCAAACTGTCATCAACTATTAGACAGCTTGTTAATATAACACAGAAAATAAAATGAGTCAATGGCAATCTTGACAAACCAAGATTTTATCTTGACACCTTTTGACAGTTGTTGCTATAATGGTTAGCACTCATGATATCAGAGTGCTAACCATTATGGATAACCTTAGCGAGAGAAACAAAAAAATCCTTTGGGCTATTATTCAGAGCTACACAACGCTCAACGTTCCGGTTGGTTCAAGCAGAGTCACACGGAGTTTTTCATTTGGCCTTTCTTCCGCCACAATAAGAAATATAATGGCTTCCCTTGAAAATATGGGATATGTTAAACAGCCGCATACTTCAGCCGGAAGAATCCCAACTGAAAATGGCTACAGACTTTACGTGAATTCCTTATTAATGAGAAATAAGCTGTCAATCAATAAGAATCTATACGAAAAACTGACTTTAAGGCTTTTAAATATACAACATGATGTTACCCAACTTGTCAAAGAAGCTGCGAAAATCCTGTCACTTTATTCAAAATATCTCTCAATAGCAACAAATTCAAGAACTGATGAATTAACCATAACAAACATTAAACTTATTAACTATGAGGAATATAAGGCATTATGTATACTAATTGCAAACGACGGCAGTGTCAGAAGCCGTTTTCTTCACCTTGTCAGCCCTCTTTCGCAAAACGACCTGGATGCGTTATCAGGTTATCTGAACAATTTAATTAACGGGCTTTCATTTAGCAATGCAGAAAAACTCTTATCACTAAAAATACTTGATGAGCAAGCGAGAAATGTACATATTGAAAACATTCTGCAATCTTGTAAAGATTTTATCAAAAATGAAGCTGACAATCTTACCACAAACGAATTTGCCGGGACTTCTTATCTCCCAGATTTTGCCAGCCTTAAACAGATAAAAGAAATCTTGACAGCTGTCGAAAAACGGTATTTGTTTTTAAACATAATGCATAACCTGAAAGATTCCAAGGGTGTTCAAGTATTTATCGGAATAGATAATATTATGCCCGCAATGAAAGGTTTAAGCTTAATCGCCTCCACCTACAAAAATGGAAGGGAGTTGCACGGAGCCATAGGTGTCATTGGCCCTACAAGCATGGATTACAAAAAACTTATCCCAATCGTTGAACACACAGCAAATACCATGACAAAAATCTTATCCAATGCTTAAAGAGTGTGAGTCATGACAGAAGAACAAAACGAAAACACAACAGAAAATATTCAAACAAAGGTAAATGAATCTCAAGAAAATAATGCCGCTGAGCTTAAAAAAAACCTTGATGAATTAACCAATAAATATTTAAGGCTTTATGCCGAATTTGAAAACTACAAAAAATTTTCCGAGAGAACAAAACAAGAATCTTTGAAGTATGCCAACGATTCAATAATGAAAGACCTTCTCCCGGTCATTGACCATTTGGAACTTGCACTTACTCACTCATCAAATAATGAAAATTCAAAATCCTTGTCAGAAGGTATAATATTAACCCTAAAAGAACTTAATCACGTTTTTAGTAAATACGGGTTGGTCGCCATTAAAACGGAAGGGGAGTTCTTTGACCCGTCTTTTCACCACGCAATATCTCAAATAGAATCTGAAGAACTTGAAAACAATTTGATAGTAAAAGAATTCAGAAAAGGGTATATGCTTTATGATAGAGTACTGAGGGCATCGCTTGTCGAGGTATCTAAAAAACCGGCTATCAATAAATAACATGGAAAGCATTAAGGAGGAATAAAATACATGAGCAAAGTAATTGGTATTGACCTTGGGACAACAAATTCTGCAGTAGCTGTTATGCAGGGCGGAGAACCCACGATAATTGCAAATCAGGAAGGGAATAGGACAACACCTTCAATAGTTGCTTTCACTGACAAAGGGGAAAGATTAGTGGGGCAAGTTGCTAAAAGGCAGGCCATCACCAATCCATCAAATACTATTTTCTCCATTAAAAGGCTTATGGGCAGGAAATATGATTCAAAGGAATCAAAAGAAGCAATTAAGAAGCTTCCATATAAGATCGTAAGTGCTCCGAACAATGATGCTCATGTTGAGGCCCACGGCAAGATTTATTCACCGCCTGAAATTTCAGCAATGATACTTCAAAAATTAAAACAGGCTGCTGAAGATTATCTTGGGGAGAAAGTTTCAGATGCCGTCATTACGGTGCCGGCATATTTTGACGACAGTCAGCGCCAGGCTACGAAAGACGCCGGAAAGATAGCCGGCTTAAATGTCCTGAGAATAATTAATGAACCGACTGCCGCCGCTCTTGCTTACGGG
Coding sequences:
- the hrcA gene encoding heat-inducible transcription repressor HrcA, producing MDNLSERNKKILWAIIQSYTTLNVPVGSSRVTRSFSFGLSSATIRNIMASLENMGYVKQPHTSAGRIPTENGYRLYVNSLLMRNKLSINKNLYEKLTLRLLNIQHDVTQLVKEAAKILSLYSKYLSIATNSRTDELTITNIKLINYEEYKALCILIANDGSVRSRFLHLVSPLSQNDLDALSGYLNNLINGLSFSNAEKLLSLKILDEQARNVHIENILQSCKDFIKNEADNLTTNEFAGTSYLPDFASLKQIKEILTAVEKRYLFLNIMHNLKDSKGVQVFIGIDNIMPAMKGLSLIASTYKNGRELHGAIGVIGPTSMDYKKLIPIVEHTANTMTKILSNA
- the grpE gene encoding nucleotide exchange factor GrpE, which encodes MTEEQNENTTENIQTKVNESQENNAAELKKNLDELTNKYLRLYAEFENYKKFSERTKQESLKYANDSIMKDLLPVIDHLELALTHSSNNENSKSLSEGIILTLKELNHVFSKYGLVAIKTEGEFFDPSFHHAISQIESEELENNLIVKEFRKGYMLYDRVLRASLVEVSKKPAINK